The following coding sequences lie in one Paracidovorax avenae genomic window:
- a CDS encoding Bug family tripartite tricarboxylate transporter substrate binding protein, translating to MRRDTFLKSLAALAAAGTLPLSARAAAAIRMLLPANPGGGWDTTGRALGKAMQDAGVASSVTYDNKGGAAGAIGLAQFVNSAKGDPNSLMVMGSVMVGGIITGKPPVNLSQATPIARLTSEYNVFVLPANSPFKSMAEVIAQLKKDPGSVKWGGGSRGSTEHIAAAMIAREVGVDPAKINYVAFRGGGESVAAILGGNVTIGGGGYSEMAEYINTKKMVPVAVTSGQRLKGSSVPTLKEQGINVEIGNWRGVYAPPGISAPQRKALIDMVAQATKSKSWAESMEKNDWTAAWLAGDEFGAFVDAEFASMRATMVKAGMV from the coding sequence ATGCGTCGCGATACCTTCCTCAAATCCCTGGCGGCCCTCGCGGCCGCGGGCACGCTGCCGCTGTCGGCCCGCGCCGCAGCCGCCATCCGGATGCTGCTGCCCGCCAACCCCGGCGGCGGCTGGGACACCACCGGCCGTGCGCTCGGCAAGGCGATGCAGGACGCGGGCGTGGCCTCGTCCGTCACCTACGACAACAAGGGCGGCGCGGCCGGCGCCATCGGCCTGGCGCAGTTCGTCAATTCCGCCAAGGGCGACCCCAACTCCCTGATGGTGATGGGCTCGGTCATGGTGGGCGGCATCATCACCGGCAAGCCGCCGGTCAACCTGTCGCAGGCCACGCCGATCGCGCGCCTGACGAGCGAATACAACGTGTTCGTGCTGCCCGCCAACTCGCCGTTCAAGTCGATGGCCGAGGTGATCGCCCAGCTCAAGAAGGACCCGGGCAGCGTGAAGTGGGGCGGTGGCTCGCGCGGCTCCACCGAGCACATCGCGGCAGCCATGATCGCGCGCGAGGTGGGCGTGGACCCGGCCAAGATCAACTATGTCGCGTTCCGTGGGGGTGGCGAATCCGTCGCGGCGATCCTGGGCGGCAACGTCACCATCGGCGGTGGCGGCTACAGCGAGATGGCCGAATACATCAACACGAAGAAGATGGTGCCGGTGGCCGTCACGTCGGGCCAGCGCCTGAAGGGCTCGAGCGTGCCCACGCTCAAGGAGCAGGGCATCAACGTCGAGATCGGCAACTGGCGCGGCGTCTATGCGCCCCCGGGCATCTCCGCGCCGCAGCGCAAGGCGCTCATCGACATGGTGGCCCAGGCGACGAAGAGCAAGAGCTGGGCCGAATCCATGGAGAAGAACGACTGGACCGCCGCCTGGCTCGCGGGCGATGAATTCGGCGCCTTCGTGGATGCCGAGTTCGCCAGCATGCGCGCCACCATGGTCAAGGCCGGCATGGTCTGA